GTCCTATATAAAGTCCTTCACATCCCTCCCTTGGCATCACTCTGGCTTTACTCCTCAACCACACACCTTCTACAACAATGGTAAATGTTGTTATTACCACCTGTGAATATTTGTAATTATCAAGTGATCAGTTGCAACTATCAATGATTACTTCTTCATAATGATCATAGTATTAAACTTACTGTTATCCAAGACTCGTAATAATGTTACCCTTTCCTTTGACAGCGTTTCTTGTCAGTACTGACGGTGTTGGCCGTAATGGTGGCCGTTGCCTATGGTGCTCCAGGCATTGGATATGGTCGTGGCTTTgggggcggctttggcggcggcctAGGTGGTTTCGGTGGCGGCTTTGGAGGCGGCCTGGGTGGCTTTGGAGGCGGCCTAGGTGGCTTTGGAGGCGGCCTGGGTGGCTTTGGAGGTGGCCTCGGTGGCTTTGGAGGCGGCCTCGGTGGATTTGGTGGCGGTTTCGGTGGACATAGACGCCGGTATGGTGGATATGGTGAGTATCGCAGCACAATTTAAACACATACATTAAGAACtaaataattttttattaaacAAGTTTTAATCTACATATGTACTGATAATAAATATGAATCAAATCTTAAAAGAAAATACGTTGTAACTGTGATCATAATTAACGAGAAACCTTCACTTCTCTACTTCAGGTTATGGCAGGTGAAGCTCCCGGCTCCTGTTGCTGTTTGTCTCCCTGCTGCCAACCAACATGCtgttatatataattttgtaAAATAAACTGTTCAATGCCACTTTTGTTTACCTCACTACCTTCTGATGTTGTTTAGTGTTCAGTTTAAAAGCTAACATCCGTGGTGGGGTTATTCTGGAAACCATGTGACCATAACCATTCATCAGCAATACTCTAGGTTAGAGCTATGCTCAAGCCTaaatcttactttatatatttatactGAGAAGAGGAATGCGCCTCTCGATGTAAATATTTTAAAGCCTCTTGCTTATACCTAATAATCTTTAACTATATACCTTTATATATT
This genomic window from Procambarus clarkii isolate CNS0578487 chromosome 26, FALCON_Pclarkii_2.0, whole genome shotgun sequence contains:
- the LOC123757012 gene encoding uncharacterized protein — encoded protein: MRFLSVLTVLAVMVAVAYGAPGIGYGRGFGGGFGGGLGGFGGGFGGGLGGFGGGLGGFGGGLGGFGGGLGGFGGGLGGFGGGFGGHRRRYGGYGYGR